A region of Halosolutus amylolyticus DNA encodes the following proteins:
- a CDS encoding ABC transporter substrate-binding protein, with translation MSFRSSRRELVTAIGVAGCGGLAGCLSSIPGPNVDDGDGSGTDRTLKLGVMQPISGDLGSVGEPIRDAALLPIEQVDGEIDLEIDYEVVDTETSPTAGVQKAAQLVDAGYPMVNGPAASDVTLQATQQVLIPYRAVSCSPGATSPTITALNDAGLVFRTALSDSLQAVVLAEQAATDLGHETAATLYMNSDYGWQLSQSFTQAFRTAHDGTVSAQVPLNEGKDSYAAEIEEAMADDPGLLIVVGYPDTGAQLFTDLGDDLDDVDVLVTDGLRDGNLHEDVERPIDGIRGTAPLVGGPGEEFFTELYGDTYDAEPGIFTAHAYDSTAVLLLANAYAGQNDGTAIRNAMQTVTNEPGEVIEPDSLADGLELAAAGENVEYRGASSQLSFDENGDVMDATFEYWEFDRDADGGIAELDRVST, from the coding sequence ATGTCGTTCCGATCGAGTCGGCGGGAGTTAGTGACGGCGATCGGGGTTGCCGGATGCGGCGGCCTCGCTGGCTGTCTCAGTTCGATTCCCGGTCCGAACGTCGATGACGGAGACGGTAGTGGTACCGATCGTACGCTCAAACTAGGGGTGATGCAGCCGATCAGTGGGGATCTGGGTTCTGTGGGGGAACCGATTCGAGACGCCGCGTTGCTGCCGATCGAACAGGTCGACGGCGAGATCGATCTCGAGATCGATTACGAGGTCGTGGACACGGAGACGTCCCCGACGGCCGGCGTCCAGAAGGCGGCGCAACTCGTCGACGCCGGCTATCCGATGGTCAACGGGCCGGCGGCCTCCGACGTGACGCTACAGGCGACCCAGCAGGTGCTCATTCCGTACCGTGCGGTGAGCTGTTCGCCAGGAGCGACGTCGCCGACGATCACGGCACTGAACGACGCCGGACTCGTCTTTCGAACGGCGCTGTCGGACTCGTTGCAGGCGGTCGTCCTCGCCGAGCAGGCGGCGACCGATCTCGGCCACGAGACGGCGGCGACACTGTACATGAACAGCGACTACGGCTGGCAGTTGAGCCAGTCGTTTACCCAGGCCTTCCGGACGGCTCACGACGGGACGGTGTCAGCGCAGGTCCCCCTGAACGAGGGCAAAGATTCCTACGCTGCGGAGATCGAGGAAGCCATGGCGGACGATCCGGGGCTGTTGATCGTGGTCGGCTACCCCGACACGGGTGCCCAGTTGTTCACCGATCTCGGCGACGACCTCGACGACGTCGACGTCCTCGTCACTGACGGCCTCCGGGACGGGAACCTTCACGAAGACGTCGAACGCCCGATCGACGGGATTCGCGGGACCGCGCCGCTCGTCGGCGGACCCGGCGAGGAGTTCTTCACCGAACTGTACGGAGACACGTACGACGCCGAACCGGGGATCTTCACCGCCCACGCCTACGATTCGACGGCCGTTCTCTTGCTCGCCAACGCCTACGCCGGGCAGAACGACGGGACGGCGATCAGGAACGCCATGCAGACGGTCACGAACGAACCCGGCGAGGTGATCGAACCGGACTCGCTCGCCGACGGGCTCGAACTGGCGGCAGCGGGAGAGAACGTCGAGTACCGGGGTGCGTCGAGTCAGCTGTCGTTCGACGAGAACGGGGACGTGATGGACGCGACCTTCGAGTACTGGGAGTTCGATCGGGACGCGGACGGCGGAATTGCCGAACTCGACAGGGTGAGTACGTAA
- a CDS encoding SDR family oxidoreductase — protein sequence MDLELDGNAALVTASSSGLGFASAQAIAEEGANVTICGRDADRLEAARDELEETAEGDVLAVQTDLTDPDDVSHLVSETVDAFGGIDHLVTSSGGPPSTTFLETDEQDWYQAYDLLVMSVVWTIEEAHPHLLDSAHGTITCITSRTVQEVADGLLLSNSVRRGVIGLVKTISREFAPEIRANAVLPGTIETPRIEELIEARVERGTYDDYEEGLADMASDIPMGRIGEPRELGEIVAVLSSPRASFVTGVELPIDGGLLRS from the coding sequence ATGGATCTCGAACTGGACGGGAACGCGGCACTGGTGACGGCGTCGTCGAGCGGCCTCGGCTTCGCGAGCGCGCAGGCGATCGCCGAAGAGGGTGCGAACGTGACGATCTGCGGTCGCGACGCCGATCGACTCGAGGCGGCGCGCGACGAACTCGAAGAAACGGCGGAAGGCGACGTGCTCGCCGTCCAGACCGACCTCACCGACCCCGACGACGTCTCCCACCTCGTGAGCGAGACGGTCGACGCCTTCGGCGGGATCGATCACCTCGTCACGTCCTCGGGCGGCCCGCCGAGCACGACCTTCCTCGAGACCGACGAACAGGACTGGTATCAGGCCTACGACCTGCTGGTGATGAGCGTCGTCTGGACGATCGAGGAGGCCCACCCGCACCTGCTCGACTCGGCGCACGGGACGATCACCTGTATCACCTCGCGGACGGTGCAGGAGGTCGCGGACGGCCTGCTCCTCTCGAACTCGGTACGCCGGGGCGTGATCGGCCTCGTCAAGACGATCTCACGGGAGTTCGCGCCCGAAATCCGGGCCAATGCAGTGCTTCCGGGGACGATCGAGACGCCACGCATCGAGGAACTGATCGAGGCCCGCGTCGAGCGCGGCACCTACGACGACTACGAGGAAGGTCTCGCCGACATGGCGAGCGACATTCCGATGGGCCGCATCGGCGAGCCACGCGAACTCGGCGAGATCGTCGCCGTCCTCTCGAGCCCACGCGCCAGTTTCGTCACCGGTGTCGAACTGCCGATCGACGGCGGCCTGTTGCGGAGCTAG
- a CDS encoding MBL fold metallo-hydrolase — MDRIPLSNSAFEGDNNAYLFADGDETVLIDTGDWMATTREQLEAAFADRGLEFADVDRIFLTHWHHDHVGLAGEIQAESGAEVYVHERDAPLVAGEADAWEEMFDQQEAYFEQWGMPEAGRETLRDLMAGPEVSTENPTVTPIEDGETFSVNGHELRVVHTSGHAAGLCLFETELDGRREAFTGDALLPVYTPNVGGADVRVENPLPKYLRALQGIVDADYDRAWPGHRDPIDEPADRAAYIIDHHEERSYRVLDALDRLGPCDTWTVSADLFGDLEDIHILHGPGESYAHLEHLERAGTVVREGDEYRLAEGVAEELAAIDDERWPLQY, encoded by the coding sequence ATGGATCGGATTCCGCTGTCGAACTCCGCGTTCGAGGGCGACAACAACGCGTACCTCTTCGCGGACGGCGACGAGACGGTACTGATCGACACCGGCGACTGGATGGCGACGACCCGGGAACAACTCGAGGCCGCCTTCGCGGACCGCGGCCTCGAGTTCGCCGACGTCGATCGGATCTTTCTCACCCACTGGCACCACGATCACGTCGGCCTGGCGGGCGAGATCCAGGCCGAGAGCGGCGCCGAGGTCTACGTCCACGAGCGTGACGCGCCCCTCGTCGCGGGCGAGGCGGACGCCTGGGAGGAGATGTTCGACCAGCAGGAGGCCTACTTCGAGCAGTGGGGGATGCCCGAGGCCGGCCGCGAGACGCTCCGGGACCTGATGGCCGGTCCGGAGGTGTCGACCGAGAACCCGACCGTGACGCCGATCGAAGACGGCGAGACGTTCTCGGTCAACGGTCACGAACTCCGCGTCGTCCACACGTCGGGCCACGCGGCGGGGCTGTGTCTCTTCGAGACGGAACTCGACGGCCGGCGCGAGGCCTTCACTGGCGACGCCCTGCTCCCCGTCTACACGCCAAACGTCGGCGGCGCGGACGTCCGCGTGGAGAACCCGCTCCCGAAGTACCTTCGCGCCCTGCAGGGGATCGTCGACGCCGACTACGATCGCGCCTGGCCCGGCCACCGCGACCCGATCGACGAGCCGGCCGATCGGGCCGCCTACATCATCGACCACCACGAGGAGCGGTCCTACCGGGTGCTCGACGCGCTCGATCGGCTGGGCCCGTGTGACACCTGGACCGTCAGTGCCGACCTGTTCGGCGACCTGGAGGACATTCATATCCTCCACGGCCCCGGCGAGTCCTACGCCCACCTCGAGCACCTCGAACGGGCCGGAACGGTCGTTCGCGAGGGCGACGAGTACCGACTCGCCGAGGGCGTCGCGGAGGAACTCGCGGCGATCGACGACGAACGCTGGCCGCTCCAGTACTGA
- a CDS encoding electron transfer flavoprotein subunit beta/FixA family protein, producing the protein MKILVTVKEVATVEDEFEIEGTEIADQYLGADLNEWDDYAIEEAVQLQEDGIADEVVTVTIGPEDCEQTIRQALAKGADRAVRVWDDALEDVDLLDVGAKTEILRAVVEEEDPDLVLTGVQAGDDSFAATGVSLAEDLDFEWGAVVNHLEHDFDDDTASVRRELEGGVEELTEIELPAVLTIQTGINEPRYASLRGIRQAQRKELDVQSLADLGVDESAIESELELTDMYEPESESDVTVWEGSAEDTASELGELLREKGVAP; encoded by the coding sequence ATGAAAATCCTCGTTACGGTCAAAGAGGTTGCGACCGTCGAAGACGAGTTCGAGATCGAGGGAACCGAAATCGCCGACCAGTACCTCGGTGCCGATCTCAACGAGTGGGACGACTACGCCATCGAAGAGGCCGTCCAGCTCCAGGAAGACGGCATCGCTGACGAGGTGGTCACGGTGACGATCGGTCCCGAAGACTGCGAACAGACCATTCGCCAGGCGCTCGCGAAGGGTGCCGATCGCGCCGTTCGCGTCTGGGACGACGCCCTCGAGGACGTCGACCTGCTCGACGTCGGCGCGAAGACCGAGATCCTCCGCGCCGTCGTCGAGGAGGAGGACCCCGATCTCGTGCTGACGGGCGTCCAGGCCGGCGACGACAGCTTCGCCGCGACCGGCGTCTCGCTGGCCGAGGACCTCGACTTCGAGTGGGGTGCGGTCGTCAACCACCTGGAACACGATTTCGACGACGACACCGCTTCGGTCCGCCGCGAACTCGAAGGCGGCGTCGAGGAACTCACCGAGATCGAACTCCCCGCCGTGCTGACGATCCAGACGGGGATCAACGAGCCGCGCTACGCCAGCCTGCGCGGCATCCGTCAGGCACAGCGCAAGGAACTCGACGTCCAGAGCCTCGCCGATCTCGGCGTCGACGAGAGCGCGATCGAGTCCGAACTCGAACTGACGGACATGTACGAACCCGAGAGCGAGAGCGACGTCACCGTCTGGGAAGGCAGCGCGGAGGACACGGCGTCGGAGCTCGGTGAACTGCTCCGCGAGAAGGGGGTGGCACCATGA
- a CDS encoding Tfx family DNA-binding protein, whose product MMDDVEALLEDIGFDPETSVLTHRQAQVLALRERDVSQADIADELGTSRANVSSIEASARENLAKARETVAFAEALRAPVRVRVPAGTDLYNVPQMVYDACDEAGVKVDHTAPDLMKVVSDAAGNAVSGRKISTPLIVGVTSEGMVRVRHQE is encoded by the coding sequence GTGATGGACGACGTCGAGGCGTTGCTCGAGGACATCGGCTTCGACCCCGAGACGAGCGTGTTGACCCACCGGCAGGCCCAGGTCCTCGCGCTCCGCGAGCGCGACGTCTCGCAGGCCGACATCGCCGACGAACTCGGCACGTCGCGGGCGAACGTCTCCTCGATCGAGGCCAGCGCCCGCGAGAACCTGGCGAAGGCCAGGGAGACCGTCGCCTTCGCGGAGGCGCTCCGCGCGCCGGTTCGCGTCCGCGTCCCCGCCGGGACCGACCTCTACAACGTGCCGCAGATGGTCTACGACGCCTGCGACGAGGCCGGCGTCAAGGTCGATCACACCGCGCCGGACCTGATGAAGGTCGTCAGCGACGCCGCCGGCAACGCCGTCTCCGGCCGGAAGATATCGACGCCGCTGATCGTCGGCGTGACGTCGGAGGGGATGGTTCGGGTTCGTCATCAAGAGTAG
- a CDS encoding electron transfer flavoprotein subunit alpha/FixB family protein, whose protein sequence is MTDVLAITDHRRGDLRDVSYEIITAGRQLADETGGDLHLAVISGTVDEFADKLDREGVDVIHTVDVGEEFNHNVYTQVVTQLYDELAPQYVLTPNSVNGLDYAPAVANRLGLPIVTDTVDLDTDGETLIATREMYGGKVETTSELADNAVVTIRSAEWPVAEGTGDAAIEAFDADIDESQQGSTVTGFEEVGGGDVDISEADVLVSVGRGIEEEDNIPIIEDLADALDATVSSSRPIVDNGWLPKNRQVGQSGKVVTPDVYIAIGISGAVQHVAGMKGSDTIVAINTDPNAPIMDIADYAIHDDLFDVVPALTEEFQ, encoded by the coding sequence ATGACGGACGTCCTCGCAATCACCGACCACCGCCGTGGCGACCTGCGCGACGTCAGCTACGAGATCATCACCGCGGGCCGCCAGCTCGCCGACGAAACGGGCGGCGACCTCCACCTCGCCGTCATCAGCGGCACCGTCGACGAGTTCGCCGACAAACTCGATCGCGAGGGTGTCGACGTCATCCACACCGTCGACGTGGGCGAGGAGTTCAACCACAACGTCTACACGCAGGTCGTCACCCAGCTGTACGACGAACTCGCCCCGCAGTACGTCCTCACGCCCAACAGCGTCAACGGCCTCGACTACGCGCCGGCCGTCGCCAACCGCCTCGGCCTGCCGATCGTCACCGACACCGTCGACCTCGATACCGACGGCGAGACGCTGATCGCGACCCGCGAGATGTACGGCGGCAAGGTCGAGACGACGTCCGAACTCGCCGACAACGCCGTCGTCACCATCCGCAGTGCCGAGTGGCCCGTCGCGGAGGGCACCGGTGACGCCGCGATCGAGGCCTTCGACGCCGACATCGACGAGAGTCAGCAGGGCTCGACCGTCACCGGCTTCGAGGAAGTCGGCGGCGGCGACGTCGACATCAGCGAGGCCGACGTGCTCGTCTCCGTCGGCCGCGGGATCGAAGAGGAGGACAACATCCCGATCATCGAGGACCTCGCCGACGCGCTCGACGCGACGGTCTCCTCGTCGCGCCCGATCGTCGACAACGGCTGGCTCCCCAAGAACCGCCAGGTCGGCCAGTCCGGGAAGGTCGTCACGCCCGACGTCTACATCGCGATCGGCATTTCGGGTGCGGTCCAGCACGTCGCTGGCATGAAGGGCTCCGACACGATCGTCGCGATCAACACGGACCCCAACGCGCCGATCATGGACATCGCCGACTACGCGATCCACGACGACCTCTTCGACGTCGTCCCCGCGCTCACCGAAGAATTCCAGTAA
- a CDS encoding TRAM domain-containing protein, producing MADCPLADDCPSFSERISGMGCQHYGDRGGKEWCNHYSQPIEDLKTQPVKPGEEVVVDVVDMHESGAGVGRTEDGFIVMVDGVLPEARARVQITRVHSNHARAEELELLPMDEEESDDSDDLADAEDDEASDEVDESEAEADEDESDPATRRERLGSRENFWGS from the coding sequence ATGGCAGACTGTCCACTTGCCGACGACTGTCCGAGCTTTTCCGAACGGATCTCCGGAATGGGCTGTCAACACTACGGCGATCGGGGTGGCAAGGAGTGGTGTAATCACTACAGCCAGCCGATCGAGGACCTGAAGACGCAGCCGGTCAAACCGGGCGAAGAGGTCGTCGTCGACGTCGTCGACATGCACGAGAGCGGTGCCGGCGTCGGGCGAACCGAGGACGGGTTCATCGTGATGGTCGACGGCGTCCTCCCGGAAGCGCGCGCTCGCGTCCAGATCACCCGCGTCCACAGCAATCACGCCCGCGCGGAGGAACTCGAACTCCTGCCGATGGACGAGGAGGAGTCGGACGATTCCGACGACCTCGCGGACGCCGAAGACGACGAAGCGTCGGACGAGGTCGACGAATCCGAGGCGGAGGCCGACGAGGACGAGTCCGACCCGGCAACCCGTCGCGAACGGCTCGGCAGTCGCGAGAACTTCTGGGGCTCGTAA